One genomic segment of Nicotiana tabacum mitochondrion, complete genome includes these proteins:
- the orf125a gene encoding hypothetical protein: MRNTCKSRLKDKEGKSKRKESLSRSSSQRSKNSKAKSGLRHSNCMNVNLIYVTGLMIANAHKTNIITFFAGRRKEKTSETKWSEGEGGSTWNWLSVNPKYDIDRGKKISYMPKVHLRPSFQATMT; encoded by the coding sequence ATGCGGAACACATGCAAGTCCAGATTGAAAGATAAGGAAGGCAAGTCAAAGCGGAAAGAAAGCCTTAGCCGGAGCAGTAGCCAGAGAAGCAAGAACAGCAAGGCAAAAAGTGGTCTCAGGCATTCCAACTGCATGAACGTAAATCTTATCTATGTCACAGGTTTGATGATCGCTAACGCACACAAAACCAATATCATAACTTTTTTTGCAGGCAGAAGGAAAGAGAAAACGAGCGAAACGAAGTGGAGCGAGGGGGAGGGAGGATCTACTTGGAATTGGCTGTCAGTGAATCCCAAGTATGACATAGATAGAGGAAAGAAAATCTCTTACATGCCGAAGGTACATCTGAGACCTTCCTTCCAAGCAACTATGACATAG